ATACATCATATAATGAgaggaaaatgaagaaaatatgaaataatatatCTAGGAATTAGTTACAGAATAAAACACATGGCAATTTTACAATAAATTACTTAAGATAATTTATTCTAACACTCCTTCTCAACACATATTTGATTCTAGGTTCTCTCTCAAGGATTTTGTTAATTTATCTGAAAGTTTGGTTATTTGatttcataaaattatttataattgataatatcttttattttaataattattcataccattatttatactattacagaaaaataatatattattcttaacttttttttatcagcatattATTCTTAACTTCTTTTGGTGTCATTTTTAATGGGATAATTTTATCCTCtcataaatgtttttaatattattttcataaaattatatttgtatatatattttaaattattattatattattttttaattaattattcacatttaatgtaataaaaacgtgaatatacatacatatttttttttctaatattaataAAGGATTCTGCACTTTAACAATACttacaataaaatcataaaaaatatttatttttataattactcTTCAGGAAAATCTCCTTATGATTTTATTCTTTaagtaattcttttttaaattcaccaacataataaaaaaaatatctacaataaaatcagaaaatatatttttattttaataattataatattttcaaaagaaaatgtGCGTCCCCTAGTAAAAATAGCCTGTTTAATTTAATATTgaatacatttatttatattttatgctcatattttaaatatactggtattgttttaaaattttcttaaaatgtaATTAGGAGGTGGTGGACAAAACTGTACTTTAAAAAAGAGCGTTGGTTGCGTTCCGATTGCGATTGAAGCGGAGTTCCTCAGATTCGAGAATAACGTCAGCAACAAACAACAATCTCTTTTCCGTTCTCAATTCTCTTGGCTTAGATGCGAATATGCTCCTTTTTCTTCTCGTACAAATGCCATGCGAATTTCAAATCTTCATTTAATTCTATTCAAGAATCTCCACTGTGGAATGCGCCGCAATATTCTTGTAAAATctaattgttttttcttctcCGACACTGTAAATCATATTGTCAAACATGGATTTCATTTGATTGAATATCATCATGCAGGGCAATTAATTGATTTTGAGTTGCTCACAGTTTCTGACAATTTCTTAAGTTGCAATTAGAAGGAAGCCATGGAATCTGAGAGGGAAAGTTTTGACCTCTCAGGACCTTTGCATCTAACTCATGTCTCTTGGTAAGATCTATGAAACCAATTACTccgctttaaatattttttggggGTATTTCTCTACATTTAGTTTACATTGTTTATCTCTTATCCACCATGTCTGATTTAGAATGGCTGATATGATTATCATTTGCGTGATTGTACTCAATTGCAGAGAGGTATCTACTTGGTGGGGCAATACacaaagttttaatttttttttcttaataatatacACGTGTAATTGCAAATTATCCCCTTAATTTTTGACATACGATATAATAGATCAGTTTATAATATGAGTATGACCCCACTACATAGCATGCTGAAACTAATACCATATGAATTTATACCATTTTCGGAAAGATTCTATGTATTTTTATGGGTGGTTATTATTGGAGATTCTATATCGACTTTTCATTCTTTATGTGGTTGTAAACCCTCTCTTATAATTGCAAGTccatttcttaataattttaccAGAAACTCTGTTAGTTAAAAGCCTGATACACATAGGATATTCCTTTTCCATGGAGCTTGAATATTGGAAATTCTTTTGAATGCAGTAGTTGTATTGTATAGTAGGATTTGTGTCTTTTGGTGCTCTATTTGAAGTATTTGGCTAATACAAAGTAGTGTACCATCTGATTCAGGGATACCGCGTATCATCGAATGGCAGTTGCTGCTAGTTTGGTACAAGGTGTTTACATTCTAGAAAGGGATCGGCAAGAAAAACGTGAAGGTTCAAATGCCCTTGCACCTCCTTGGTGGACATTCTTTCAGTTTCAGCTGCTCCGTCCGCTTGTAGACGATGTTGATTCGTCTATCTTCGGAGCAATATATGAGTTCAGGCCTTCATCATCTCAGTGTAACGATACTATATATACAAGTCCACGTTATGTGATTGCCTTCAGAGGAACTCTGACCAAATCACACTCAGTTTCACGTGATATTGAGTTGGATATCCACTTGATCAAACAAGGGCTTCATCGAACTTCTCGCTCTGAAATAGCTATTCAGGCTGTTCGAAACATGGTAGCAACTGTAGGTGATTCAAATGTTTGGTTGGCTGGACACTCCCTGGGATCAGCAATGGCAATGCTCACTGGGAAAACAATGGCCAAGAATGGCATGTTTATTGAATCTTTTCTTTTCAACCCCCCATTTGTATCTGCTCCAATTGAGAGAATTAAGGATGAGAGGGTGAAACATGGGATTCGATTTGCTGGCAGTGTGATAACTGCTGGACTCACCATTGCTATGCAAGCCAAGAAGCCGAAGGATTTATCTGTTGATCCATTTGTTGCTTTGGCTGCCTGGGTTCCTGGTTTGTTTGTGAATCCATCTGATCATATCTGCTCAGAATACATTGGGTATTTTGAACATAGAAGAAAAATGGATGAGATTGGAGCAGGAATGATTGAAAGGTTAGCAACTCAAAATTCACTGGGTGGCCTATTGATGGGTGCATTTGGGAAGGAATCTGAAGCCCTCCACCTCATTCCTTCAGCTTCTCTGACAGTAAACATTACCCCTTCGCGCGATTTCAAAGAAGCTCATGGTATTCACCAGTGGTGGAAAGCTGACTTGCAGGTAGAAAACAAGCTCTACAATTATAAGTAGTTCCTGTAGATATCTATTTATTGTGATGCATTGGGAGCTGTTGGTTCTGATTTTCTTGTACAGACTGAAAAAAAATCCATTAGGAGTGACTAATGAGCAAGGTAAATGATAATGATTGAATTGCCCTGTCTATAAAATGACCATTTTGCATGGAGGAAACCTTCTCTGCCTTAAGTAACTTTCGTTTACTAGAACAAAAATTATGTGTTATTACTGTTGAAAAACGAAACAACTGTTGGCTTTGAACTGGCTTGTTCTTTGTTCTTTAATGCTTATAATGTTATATAATAGAGAGGTTTTGGCTGAAAACTTATTGTCATAATGCTTAGGAACTTGCATTTGTAACCCATTTGAACTTTTTTCACATTCAATTATTTTTCCTGTTTTTGTTCCTCACGTTATGATCATgtcagaaaccactgcttctcTTATCACTTAACAGCATGCTATAACCTCATAAGTATACAAAATATCCCAGCCTTACCAAAAAAGGGCTAAGTATCACACTAGGGCATGTCTTAATGAATACCTCATCTACTTCTTTATCTTACTTTTTATTTCATGTCAACGGGGCTCTGGAAATACATAGCCCCTAATCTCAGACAGGATCATGTGTCGAGGCTAACCAATGTTTCACTCATTTCTACTACAAAAAGTTATAACTTATACATTGATATTGCATGGTGAGTACACGTTCCATTA
The sequence above is a segment of the Phaseolus vulgaris cultivar G19833 chromosome 2, P. vulgaris v2.0, whole genome shotgun sequence genome. Coding sequences within it:
- the LOC137812733 gene encoding GDSL esterase/lipase At4g10955 isoform X1: MESERESFDLSGPLHLTHVSWDTAYHRMAVAASLVQGVYILERDRQEKREGSNALAPPWWTFFQFQLLRPLVDDVDSSIFGAIYEFRPSSSQCNDTIYTSPRYVIAFRGTLTKSHSVSRDIELDIHLIKQGLHRTSRSEIAIQAVRNMVATVGDSNVWLAGHSLGSAMAMLTGKTMAKNGMFIESFLFNPPFVSAPIERIKDERVKHGIRFAGSVITAGLTIAMQAKKPKDLSVDPFVALAAWVPGLFVNPSDHICSEYIGYFEHRRKMDEIGAGMIERLATQNSLGGLLMGAFGKESEALHLIPSASLTVNITPSRDFKEAHGIHQWWKADLQVENKLYNYK
- the LOC137812733 gene encoding GDSL esterase/lipase At4g10955 isoform X2, whose translation is MAVAASLVQGVYILERDRQEKREGSNALAPPWWTFFQFQLLRPLVDDVDSSIFGAIYEFRPSSSQCNDTIYTSPRYVIAFRGTLTKSHSVSRDIELDIHLIKQGLHRTSRSEIAIQAVRNMVATVGDSNVWLAGHSLGSAMAMLTGKTMAKNGMFIESFLFNPPFVSAPIERIKDERVKHGIRFAGSVITAGLTIAMQAKKPKDLSVDPFVALAAWVPGLFVNPSDHICSEYIGYFEHRRKMDEIGAGMIERLATQNSLGGLLMGAFGKESEALHLIPSASLTVNITPSRDFKEAHGIHQWWKADLQVENKLYNYK